Genomic DNA from Nitrospirota bacterium:
CGAGGATCACGGGCGCGTCAGCCATTTCGGCTGTTCGCATGTTCACGAAGTCGCGGTCCTTCAGGTTCACCTCGGCAGGGCTGCCCGCTCCTTCGATCACGATCACATCGTGGTTTCGGGCGAGCCTGTGGTAGGATTGCTGGATCGAGGGCCAGATGTCCCGCTGGTAAGAGCCGTACTGCGCAGCGGTATAGTCGCCGATCACCCTCCCGTTCAGGATCACCTGGCAGCCGGTGTCGGAACTGGGCTTGAGCAGGAGGGGGTTCATGTCCGCGCACGGCTCCACTCCTGCAGCCTCGGCCTGGACAACCTGGGAGCGCGCCATCTCGAGCCCGTCACGGGTAACGAAGGAGTTCAGGGACATGTTCTGGCTTTTAAAGGGGGCGACGAGAAGCCCGTCCTGAAAAAAAATGCGGCAAAAGGCCGCGCAGAGGATGCTTTTCCCGACACCGGAGCCGGTGCCCTGGATCATGATTGATTTTGACATAAGGATACTTGAGGGAACCACGGGTCCGCTGCGAGGACACACAGAGAAGGCTGGGCTTTTGTCTGTGCTTCTTTCCCTGTGCGGCGAAGCCGCTTGCCTGCGCCCAACGATTACGAGTGCTTCGCGCGAGTGCAGGGTGTGGTTAAAGCAATCTTGGTTTCAGCCCGTCCGGGCAGGGTAACTCCTATGTCTGCTCCTCGGCGATCTCTTTATAGAGCTGCACCGGATCGAATGGCTGGAGTGTCGCGTTGAAGCTGGCGACCCCGACCGGCGGTTCGAGGATGCGTATCTCAAAATTCACCGAAGCCCTGGCAGGGATCGTCACCCCCTGCTCCTGAAGGCTCTTCTTGAGCTCCGGGATGTTCACTCCGCGTTTGGCAAGGATTTCGAGGTCCCGCTTCGTGTAGAGCTGTTTGCCGTTCAGTAATTTCCCTTTTGTGAGGACCGCGTTCTGGGCATTGTACACGTCGACGACGACATACCATGCCGGCCTCGGTTTGTCCGTTGTGTTCTCGATGACGCCGGTTATGACGAGGTCGCCCTTCGCGGGATCGATGGCGCCGGAGGCATTCTGGATCTGCAGTCCGTCCGGTGAGGTCATGCCTTTTGCGGCATCGGACGCACGCTGCGAAGCCTGCCCGAGATAAAATTTTACCCCGAACGCGATGCCTCCGACAACCAGGAGCGCGATAACGATGAAGGCCGTCATTTTCCCGAGGCCGGATCCCGCGGACTGCACGGGAGCCGCGTCAAGAACGACCGGAGCCGGCCGGGCCGCCTCTCGTGCCGGGGATGCCGCGGCTGGAGGCGCGGAGACCGGGGCGGCAGGCCGCACGGGCTCGGGTCTTTGGATGGGCGGCTCTTTTA
This window encodes:
- a CDS encoding zinc-ribbon domain-containing protein; this encodes MEVRCSGCNKLFRVADDKITGNGIKFGCTRCGDIVKITRQDFEQYQLSEAAAALPDMLALPVQAAPKAAAAMPPASRETAASAPAFDLALPADDTAALPQEEEAPPVFVKPAVREATKPSVAKDQPSPRPQEPPAARPAPGPAPVQQKPPVKEPPIQRPEPVRPAAPVSAPPAAASPAREAARPAPVVLDAAPVQSAGSGLGKMTAFIVIALLVVGGIAFGVKFYLGQASQRASDAAKGMTSPDGLQIQNASGAIDPAKGDLVITGVIENTTDKPRPAWYVVVDVYNAQNAVLTKGKLLNGKQLYTKRDLEILAKRGVNIPELKKSLQEQGVTIPARASVNFEIRILEPPVGVASFNATLQPFDPVQLYKEIAEEQT